The sequence below is a genomic window from Vibrio spartinae.
GTACGAGGAATGTCCCTTCAACTGCACCTTGAACGTTATAAGCACCCGTAATCAGAATCATGAAGGCGGTTGCAGAACAGACCAACAGCGTATCAATGTAGATCGAGAAGGACTGAACCAGACCTTGCTGAGCCGGATGTTGTACATGCGCAGCGGCGGCTGCGTGAGGCCCGGTACCTTGACCGGCTTCGTTCGAGTATACCCCGCGTTTGACACCCCAGCCGATGGCGGCTCCCACACCGGCCATTGGTGTAAACGCATCACCGATAATCATGCTGAAGACCTGCGGCACTTGGCTGATGTTGAGCAGGATAATCACGAAAGCGGTAATAATATACGCAAGTGCCATAAAAGGGACGATAATCTGGGTGAAACTGGCAATACGTTTAACGCCACCGAAAATGATGAAAGCCATCAGAATGGAAACGATCGTCCCGGTCAGGATTTTCGCCATACTGAATGTGCCGATTGCGGTCTCGACCATCTCACCGCTGCCGAAAGCCGATTCGATTGCGTTGCCGATACTGTTTGACTGAACCCCCGGTAACAGCACACCGCAGGCGATGATGGTCGCAATTGCAAAAATCATCGCATACCACTTTTGGCCCATCGCTTTTTCAATGTAGTAAGCCGGACCACCACGGAACTCACCATCATCTTCTTCTTTATAAATTTGAGCCAGTGTTGACTCTGCATAAGCGGTCGCAGCACCGAGGAAAGCGACGACCCACATCCAGAACACTGCCCCCGGGCCACCAAAACCGATTGCGGCTGCAACACCGGCGATGTTCCCGGTGCCGACTCGTCCGGAAAGAGACACGGCCAAAGCTTGGAAGGAAGAAATTCCTTTCGTTGACGTTTTGGTCGAGAAGAGTAAGCGGCACATTTCTGCAAAGTGACGGACCTGAACAAAGCGAGTCAGGATCGAATAGAAAAGCCCAGCGCCAAGACACAGGTAAATCAGTGCCGGGCTCCAGATGATCCCATTCAAAAAATCAACAAATGACTGCATAGTTATTTTCCTGTATTTGAGTGTTGTTGTATGTCATTGAGGCGGTGTTGTGTTTGCAATATTTTCATCTCAATGTAAAGCAAATGTTAATATATGTGACTTTTCAATGCTATCTATTTTTAATTTGATGTTAAATCTTGATTTGTGCCAAATATTAGGGGGTATATTCTGGTTTTAAGTGAGATATCGAGTGAATGATGTTAATTTTATGTTTATTTATAGAGTAATAAACAGGTGGTGATTTTTTGTCTTTTAAGCAAGATGTGACTTGTGAATCGAATGAGATTGATATTTTATTCTGCACCTAGTCGGTATAAAGGTCAGAACTCGGTGAGGTGGTTAAAATTTAAATATTTTTAGGTGTCAGGCGGTTTCCGAACGGGTCATGAGCGCGGCGCATTATGTTGGTTAAAAATTCTACAAAGCAGGTCAATCGCCCGATGGACCTGCTTTGTGATGAACCGTGATTTACAAGCTATCAATCACACTCAATGAACGGAATTCGTCAAAAGCAAATTGGTCGGTCATACCACTGATGTAGTCCTGAATGAGCCGAACCCGAAAATAATATTCCCAGCTACTTTCATCCAGCGAATATCCTCCGGGAAAACGTCCGGCTTGAATTGCTTTCATCGCATTTTCGTAGGCACGCAGATGTTTGTTCGGCAGCTTTTTATATAAGCGGGCCGGGAGAAGCGGTTTACTCTCGCCGTCGGCAATCGCTTCAAACTGCGCTCTGCTCAGTTCCAGTAACGGTTTATAGAAGTCGAGCAGGCCGGTGATGATCTGATATCCTTGCAGCTCGCGGGCTTCCACTTCTTTATCACAGAAAGCATGTTTTTTGGCGACGTTTTTCAGGGTTTCGACCAGCACATGTTCGGTACTGTCATCTTCAATCAGTGCCCGGTCAAGATGACCGTGATAAATGGCCTCGATATTGTGGATAAACTGTCTGGCTGCATGTTTCGGCAGACGCTTGCTGATTTCGACTCTTAAGGTAATAAAAAAGTGACTCACCGCGCAGTTATTGGCGCGCTCAGCAC
It includes:
- a CDS encoding alanine/glycine:cation symporter family protein; this translates as MQSFVDFLNGIIWSPALIYLCLGAGLFYSILTRFVQVRHFAEMCRLLFSTKTSTKGISSFQALAVSLSGRVGTGNIAGVAAAIGFGGPGAVFWMWVVAFLGAATAYAESTLAQIYKEEDDGEFRGGPAYYIEKAMGQKWYAMIFAIATIIACGVLLPGVQSNSIGNAIESAFGSGEMVETAIGTFSMAKILTGTIVSILMAFIIFGGVKRIASFTQIIVPFMALAYIITAFVIILLNISQVPQVFSMIIGDAFTPMAGVGAAIGWGVKRGVYSNEAGQGTGPHAAAAAHVQHPAQQGLVQSFSIYIDTLLVCSATAFMILITGAYNVQGAVEGTFLVQHLAADVAANSPAFTQIAIEKAIPGVGKTFVAIALFFFAFTTILAYYYIAETNVAYICRRFGSGTLTFLLKIVLLSATFYGTVKAANLAWAMGDIGVGLMAWLNIIGILIIFFLNKPAMSALSDYEEQQKRGVKQYTFNPVKLGIKGADYWERRYERKTGHKPTATSDHEVQSLSAKQTES